TTTCTTTGGCGAGTCGCTTTCCTAGGCCATAGGTTAACTTTTGATAGCTTGATTCGTATCTTTTGATAGGATttgttttttctaattaaaaatgttCAATCGcatctttttgtttatatgtagaTGAAAGTGGTACAATATCTAACAAAGATAACATTATTATTGTAGTGTAATAAATACCATATAATTTTAGCCCTAGATATAGAATCGCTTAGCTTGATTCGCATCTATTGATAGGTTTCCCtctattttaaatcatttgcaTTGTATCTTTTCTTTAAATGTGGCATTAATTCTTTAGGGAGGAATTAGGGCTCAGGTTTAGATTCTCTTAGTTTAATTCTTATCTGTTGATAGGATGTTTTCTTCTAGGGATGTAAATGGGGCGGGGCCGGGAATGGGATCCCTGTCCCCATCCCCGCCTCCAAATTCTTCGCAGGGGAAAAAATTCTCCCCACTCACttccccgcggggatccccactgggtcggggaatccccgccccccaccaattttttttattacataaaattctaataatacaatgtatcaatatatatatatatatattaaagtagaagacctatttgacacttgtcaatttctcataaaaattttaccaatattattttaataatattaaaatatttataacataatactaaattatattattttaaactaatttttattattttatttcataatatataataaaaattaattttttaaaaatattatatctttaaagttgataaatagcttattttatcttaatttttatggaaaataaaaaaaatttattaaaattttttcatataattatattcgtaCATCACACTGCAGTAACACTAATAttactaaaagtctaaaacattattaataaatacaaaaaatatattttttttaaatccaaatatttggtccttataatcttatattcatattgaattttttaaaaaaatagataaataatcatataagttattttcaatatatatatattattaaaaatcggGGAACCCCCGTagggatccccgcggggagcTGTGCGGGGAATCCcctccccgcccccgccccgccTCGCGAGGCGGGGAGGGATTTTCCCCCCGTTCCCCGCCCCGCGGGAGGGTTATTTCGGAGAATCCCCGCCCGCCGGGGCGGGTCCCCGCGGGGAACGGGATTCTCCGCCCCATTTACATCcctattttcttattaattaaaaatgtttaaaaagatGTGGATGACAGAGGTAGAATATATGAGAAAGATAATATTATGATagtgaaataaatattatatagtttagGCTTAGGTTTAGATACTCTTAGTTTGATTTTTATCTCttgaaaggttttttttaatctattttaaatcatttgatttgtgtttttttgtttataggCGACcgaaaatattattgtaatgaactatatattatataggttTATGAGATCAAAAGACATGTTAAAAGATAGAGAAGACATTATTTGTAGCATGTTTAAATATGCTTTCatcattcatatttttattttgagctattattcatgtttattttattggttttatttcTCTAGTATATTGTATTCATGTTAgcttttatttatatagatatttttactTGGTAATGATAAACATTATAGTAGTTAGTAAATCATATGAAATGGTGTTTGGAAAAATGAGCGAGCATGGGTttgattataattttgtatattttcatattcatctcaTCTACTATGTTTAAGGTGTTGATCATTgcgccattttttttttgggaaatctacatacatacatacatgcatgcatgcatgcatatatatatatatatattgatgacttGAACATTTGTGccatgtgtatgtatatatatgtatatatgtatatatgttagtaATTGTCATCCTAGTACTTATGATTGGTTAACTCAATTATTAGTTGTGATTAACATTTAACAAAAGCATATATAGTACTCTTTTGATAAAAGATCATTTAGGTATCTTTGAAAATGCAttcttttgtgatttttttaaattaattttacttttattttccaTGTGAATTTATTTTACAGGTCTTCACTTTTGGATAAATATGGGCCATAATTGTTGAATTTGCTAGAATCACCATAATTATTGACTATggtgtatataatttttttgatctTGCAAATCTTATGACATCTTgacatgtgattttttttacatacttatacaggaaataaaataaaaaaatttaaccttCATTGCTTAAAAAAGTATGTAACTGTATTATAACAAGGTGAGAATTTTAGATTTGATTTATACACATTTTCTACTAAAATTGAAGATTGTTTATGTATACtttgatatttatgtatgtatatatgaaatttcGTTTTATACTATTATAAGCAGAAGGTTTGGATTCAGTTTGATTAACTTATGAGATATGTTATTGACCTTTTCTATCTTTCTACAAATGATTATcttttcaaaaacataatttgaGTATGTATAATTTTGTAATTGCCTTTTATAGTTGGGAATTTGGTTAAGTTCGTAATCTTTTATACTTGACATAGTTGAATGTTACATTTTAGATTCTTCCATAAGGTTtgaaatattgtcaaaattgtttatgtttatttttatattactatCTTAAGAACACGAATAATTTTTCCCGAGGCATTTGTTTTTggttatttgttttaatattgttgttgttgttgttgttgttgttgttgttgttgttgttgttgttgttgttgttgttattattattatatatgatatattatttttaaaattttcatgatgtaataaatatctgTAAATttctgtatatttttatattcttactatttataaaaaattggaggatttaatttgttaattatcttTACATATGCCAGATTTTGTTAAGATTagtcttttatgtattttcagtAGTTTTATGAGTGAAgggaataaatacaaataacacaTTGGTAATCTCAGtgtatatttatgatatataaataatttattatataaaaaatatctaatattttactatataataaatatggtGGGAAGAAAATGCTATGTTATATTGAGACTCTTTGAGAGTGAGAGATTGTGATGGAGCAATTACTGATGGTAGCAATCAAAGAGGAAGGTTTGATACCAATTGTGGAGGGAAGTATGGTGGTGATTGTAGGTAGAAGAGGTTGTCACATGAATTATGTTGCTCAGAGATTGTTGGAAGGATTGAAAGCTTATCCAACAATGTATGATGTTAGTGAAGGGTTTGTAGCGAGGATGATGCTAATGAGTAATGTCAGAAGGATTCTTAATGGAGATGATAAGACTTTCGTTCCACCGTTTTTTCCAATGGTATTCATTAGGCGGGAACTGATTGGGAGTTTGGATTGTCTTATAGCTATTCATGTCTTTGGCGAGCTTATTCCCATGTTGAAAGTAGCTAGTACTATTTGGCTTTGAGTGGTTTGCTATATTTTTCCTCTTGGAgtggtttgttatatttttcctCTTTCATAATTAAAGTATCTAATAAACATTGATTATATTATGTATGGTTATATATTAGTATAAGTTGATtgcatattttattgttttatatttctccCTCTTGATAGAtaaatttattacatttattatttgacataatttggattattattatatatatatatatatatatgatatactTTGATTTGAAAGTTGCATGCATATAAacctaaataattatttattatctgAAATATTATGCATTTTTTGTTTAGATATATTTTGTAAGGTTGGTATAATGCATAGAGAGGACATGTATAGTGATGGTAcaatgaagagatgaagaagatgatagtagagagagagagagagagagagagagagagagagcataaTTACTCAACAATGGTGAAAGAATCATTCCATGTTGTTTTAATTGCTCTCTCTGCTTTATGTGTCATCagtatttctctcttttcttcttcttcttcttcttcttcttcttcttctctctctctctctaacacTCTATATTCTTCTAGTTTTTATggatctattatatatatatatatatatatatttctattcaaactttagtatatagttcatacaaaaaatattcaaatttgttACACTTATAGTTTAAGTGCTATAGTAACAATGGTGTAatccttttttgtatttttttttatctttttttcagggtgtgggttttttttaagtattaacaaattattcatattgTTATTGCTTGGATTTATGCAGATAATAACGTGGATCAATGCTTCTCAGATGTCTCTACCTAGCATTGTGGCCACTTCCTTCTTTTGAAGGCATTTCCTACCAAGATGTGGATTTAgctaatgcatttttttttttgtttatttgttttccttttgcttTTGTATGGATGTTTATGTGAAGTGTATTGTCTTTTGTGATTGtaatatcttttgtttggtCTTTTTCCCTGTTTAAGGTTTTTCTCTTTTAAGTGTTTCTCTTATTATTAACTTATGTTgtaatttctttatttaataaattggttgttTCTCTACTTTTAATGAAAGGATTGCGTAATATATTTATCtcttatggttttatttttttggtaattaatcaCTGCATGCATTAAATATTGTAAACAATctaagtattattattattattattattattattattattattattattattattattattattttgaaacatTTGTTTGTTCATCACCTTAATTTGAACTTAACATTANNNNNNNNNNNNNNNNNNNNNNNNNNNNNNNNNNNNNNNNNNNNNNNNNNNNNNNNNNNNNNNNNNNNNNNNNNNNNNNNNNNNNNNNNNNNNNNNNNNNNNNNNNNNNNNNNNNNNNNNNNNNNNNNNNNNNNNNNNNNNNNNNNNNNNNNNNNNNNNNNNNNNNNNNNNNNNNNNNNNNNNNNNNNNNNNNNNNNNNNNNNNNNNNNNNNNNNNNNNNNNNNNNNNNNNNNNNNNNNNNNNNNNNNNNNNNNNNNNNNNNNNNNNNNNNNNNNNNNNNNNNNNNNNNNNNNNNNNNNNNNNNNNNNNNNNNNNNNNNNNNNNNNNNNNNNNNNNNNNNNNNNNNNNNNNNNNNNNNNNNNNNNNNNNNNNNNNNNNNNNNNNNNNNNNNNNNNNNNNNNNNNNNNNNNNNNNNNNNNNNNNNNNNNNNNNNNNNNNNNNNNNNNNNNNNNNNNNNNNNNNNNNNNNNNNNNNNNNNNNNNNNNNNNNNNNNNNNNNNNNNNNNNNNNNNNNNNNNNNNNNNNNNNNNNNNNNNNNNNNNNNNNNNNNNNNNNNNNNNNNNNNNNNNNNNNNNNNNNNNNNNNNNNNNNNNNNNNNNNNNNNNNNNNNNNNNNNNNNNNNNNNNNNNNNNNNNNNNNNNNNNNNNNNNNNNNNNNNNNNNNNNNNNNNNNNNNNNNNNNNNNNNNNNNNNNNNNNNNNNNNNNNNNNNNNNNNNNNNNNNNNNNNNNNNNNNNNNNNNNNNNNNNNNNNNNNNNNNNNNNNNNNNNNNNNNNNNNNNNNNNNNNNNNNNNNNNNNNNNNNNNNNNNNNNNNNNNNNNNNNNNNNNNNNNNNNNNNNNNNNNNNNNNNNNNNNNNNNNNNNNNNNNNNNNNNNNNNNNNNNNNNNNNNNNNNNNNNNNNNNNNNNNNNNNNNNNNNNNNNNNNNNNNNNNNNNNNNNNNNNNNNNNNNNNNNNNNNNNNNNNNNNNNNNNNNNNNNNNNNNNNNNNNNNNNNNNNNNNNNTTTAAGTATTACCTTAAATTGTACATCAACAACAATAGGCTGCCatgttccatttttttcaacctggtgtgatttattaaaaacagataaaagtcttagttaataaattaatcttaaaagtacataatgaatatataatttttaaataggcTAAACTTTATGAGGTATTTAGTAGATAGGATAGACTTTTATGAGCTAACAACATATCAGGGCAATTACTATTATAGACATAAATCtcgaaattattattattttttgaggaTGTAATTTTGCCTAACAAATTCACTATTTGGATTTCGTTCATGAactcatataaatattaattataaaacttttaagTCTAACAAATGTATAAACAATTCAACAAAAAGATGCTAAATTTTGCAAGAATTTCAAATGGGTATTTTCATGAATTTGGATTATGATAACATATAACATTATCTTAATTTCTACacaaaaaggttttttttatcatcatatcTCTATAATAATTctattatatattacattatattgACTTGTATCAAGAAAATTTATAGTAGTTCTCCTAACAAGTATTGATAATATCTCAACTGGTTGTATGTTTATACTACATTATATTaacttctattaaaaaaaaaattataattgtgtAGTTATTTTAATGAACTTGGATTGTGCAACAAATAacattatcctatttttttaacaaaaggtTTTTTTACCATCATATCTCTATAACCATTATCTTATTTAAAAGACTTTTTGGCTATTCCAATCATATCTctattttttcccccaaataTATCCCAAccggtttttggtttttattcatCAAATCTCTCTAACCAATGTATTATATTGCATTAtattaatttctataaaaaataatgtgggcctcttaaaaaaatattttctgtGGGGAAAAATATATCTCTCCCGgctacataataataataataataataataataataataataataataataataataataatatccattAAACATTTGTCATCAAATTTTAGTagggaaaatattttttttggaaacatataatattaacaataataatgatgatgatgatgatgatgatgatgatgatgatgatgatgataataataataataataataataataataataataataataataataataatacacccGGTTGCTTCAACAGGcgatttttttttgggttaaacATCAGCAAGTTGtaataaacaaatttcaaaTCAGCGATGGAATTAAACATCATAAAGTGTTAATATGATCCTAAGTAGTCAactggtttttaaaattatcataaaataaacatgGAGGATGttagttattaaaattaacaaataaaaaattcataactAAAAGATTTACCTGATATTGGATAGCCTCAGTCAGTCAACCTTCAAACAATGTGTAAAATGTGTGGGCCAAATGTGAAAGTTAACTTTGTTACAACACATTGAGATCGTTTTATAAGCAATGGATGGTAGTtggggtttattttatttaatctacATATACATAAGAAGTCAAAGCAGTTTCAATGCAATGTCAGAATAAGATTTTCATATCACACCTACAACAGATTATACACATGTCCAAAATTGTGCCAATTTCATCCAACAGTGGGACgttgtaaaattaattaacatcaGGATTGCATTTACTATCAATTCAATGGCATAGATAAAAAAGGATTGGGTTTGGAAAGATAACTGGCCAATTCCTATCTAAAATATACTGGGCTACTAACGTGTCGGCTCTATTCAATTCGTGCCAGTAAACTTGCATGTAATCGGAATCCAATCCAAATCTAAACAAAGATTTGGATTTTCAAAGATATAATTTCCTATAAAAAGAGTACAACGCTAACATGTAGACTATATCTAGTTCATATCAACTTCATACTTATCAGACAAAGATTTGGATTTTCAATTTCCTATAAAAAGAGTACAATGCTAACGTGTAGATTCTATCCTATTCATATCAACTTCATACTTATCAGAGAAAATCATATGCTAAAACAGATCATTTATGGGAAGCAAACAaagcatataaaaaatttaaaaaaaacatataagatATAATCAAAGATTTGGATTTTCAAAGATACGGTTTCCTATAAAAAGTGTATCCTGCTAACCTATTGATTCTACCCAGTTCATATCATTCAACTTCATACTTCACAAagagatataaattaaaaagaaaagaaacaaataaactGCCAAATGAGGGTGATATTCATAAGGTAAAATAGACCGCTTAtgggaagaaaacaaaaggcataaacaattttgaaaaaccatataaaacatatatatatatatatgtgtgtgtgtgtgtgtgtgtgtgtgtataggATTTCTAGCCTACATATCACAATCcaatatacatatgtatataggATTTCTAGCCTACATATCACAATCCAATATAGAGGTCGTTGGGAGTCTTGTGAGTGAATCATCGCATCTAAACTCATATAAgcacaataaacaataaatacaacatATAAAGACATTCATCTCATCAACTAATTTATTCATATCTTAAGCAAATCATAATGCATTTTATTATACACAATGCACAAAGGGTTCTTGTCATTTAGCCTCACCTAGCCTGCTACACAATACCACAATCCATAAAAAGGGAGGGGGGAAGGCTTATTTGGAAGTGGTTGATGAACTAGTATGAAGtagtaaatttcaaaaaaaaaataatagggaAATAAACAGCCTAAGAAGCTAAAGCAGTGCATAGGAAAGTACTCTTTTTTTATTACCTGATAGATTTTAATCTGCTTCATTGATTTTGAGCCATCTCTTGCACAATATAGTAATTTGCAATTTAATTCCCTACGTATTATCCTCTCGATGTGTCTAGTCCCTGACAtgtaaacacaaaataaataaataagctcatatatggttttaatatgtatatattgttttattagTGTTTTACCTCATTGATGTTCTTGGTATTCTGTTTATCTGCAGAATTGAGCTTAACACCCTTTTGTTTTGGTTGCTCCAAGTAAActgtcatatatataaatttaaatatgggGTGAATGAAGGCGTAAaataatacatgccaaaaaacaaataaagcaaAAATACACAGTAGTTGTAAGAGGAATATTGCAAATCAATACTCTGCTATTATTGCTTCCTCAATAATATCATACATACAAAACAACCGTTGCTTTGTTTAAATCAAGTGTTCCATCCTCAGCTTGTTGGAGCAAATTAATAAAGTTCTTTGTTAGCAACCTTACAAAAACACATTCAAACTTTAATGgacataaaaagcttgagccTTGAGAGAAGCAAACAGATAAATTTAGAGAGTTGTATGATCCATGGTCACATTAAAATCATTTATTGATGGTTCTATGCAAGATTGAAGAATAGTGTACGCTCTACAATTCTAAAATCCTACTCCATCTTATGCACTTAAATTAACCGCTAGAGAGAATCAGATATGTATGTTTCATGAGGACAATGATATCAAATAACgatgttgctttttttttcttttttttttggcttttactTTTCATCAATATTGAAGAACAGAGCATTGTCTACATTTCTACAACCTTCAGTCAATTTAATGAACTTAAATTTACATACATTGCAAAAGCATTATGGTCTCTAATAATATTGAAGCCATTTGTTTGATTAACAAACAAACATTGAAGAACATAATATGATCTACAGTTCTACAACCCCTACTAAATTTAATGTAACTTAAAATTATAGCAAGAGAGATCAACAAATTTATATTCCATGAAGACAATAACAACACTGAAGCATTAAAAAACAGAGAATGTTTTATAATACTCACTTAATCTAATGAACTTAAATCTATAGCAATTGAGAAAAATCAACATTTAGACTGGATAATAGAGGATGTTTtacaataaatcaatcaaatactTCTCTTTATGGAGCTCAACTCAGATACACAAaaaggataaagaaaaaaaaagcaaaaactaTATATTCAATGTGTAGAGACTATAAAGAAAagtcatcaaaataaataaattatataccTTTTTTCAATTCTCacactgaagaagaagaagaagaagaagaagaagaagaagaagaagaaggaggaggaggaggaggaggaggagaaggagacaAGCTCTGAGCTATAGAAGAAGGAGGAATCAATGGGCCATGGCGAGAGGAGGTTGAAAAGTAATGTTTTTTTGGCTGGGGAGAGCAAGTATGGCGATGTGATTGAGGAAATCCTTGGGTGCAACGATGGTGGCGAGGATGGAACGAAGGTCTTTGGCGCGGGTGAAGCCAGAGGCGCCAAGCTGGCGAACGGCGTAGAGGTAGAAGGTGAGGCAGCCCTTGCGGAACTTGAAATGGATGAGCTCACAGCAGGTGAGGGCATGGATAAGCTTTTTGCTGACATCGCCGTGGGGGAGAATGGGAGGCCAGAGGTGATCAATGGCGGACTTCATAGATTCAGTCTTGTTGATGCCGAGACCTAGGGTTAGGGTATGGCAAGCATGGTGGGCGAGGATTGTGAAGTTGGTGGGGAGATAGGCTGTGGAGGGGAAGggaaaagagaaggagaaggaggcaAGGATTGGATGGAAGGAAGGATGGCGAGGAGGCGGTGAAGCTCGAGAGGGGCAACACAGCGGACAGTGAAGGATTTGACGACGGAGAAGGGTTTGAAGTGGGGGTTCTCGTCCTCAtgctttgtttttgtcttctccttctcattgtccttcttcttcttcttcttcttcttcttcttcttcttctcatcctcGTTCACCATGGATGAGGATTCGCAGGAGTGtgagctttttcttcttcagtgaATGGAATTGAATGATGGAATGAAGGTGATAAAAATGCTTGCTTTTTGGTGAAGGTTTGGGAAGGAACGAAGGTCGGGAAGTGTTGGTTTAATGGCGCATGGAGGATCTAAAAACCCTTGATTTGGCATCGGAAGCTAGGATTAGggttaaaaaaagattaaaaaaatagagagggAGGAAGACGGCTTAAAACATGGAGGGTAAAGGAAACAACAGCTCCGTAGTAAGTCGTGGAATAGGTGACGAACGGCGGGATCGGCGACACGCTTGAGGATGTAGGAGGCGAAGCCAGCAGTGATATTGGTGGCTAGGGTTAGGGcaggcaacaaaaaaaaagctaaagGGCTCTCGAAGTGGTGGTACATTGATTCGCAGGAGTAGGGAAACGTGTGCCAAACACTACAGCAGTCCAATCATGGCCGTAGGAAGTGGACTGTCACGATTGAACAGATGATTTTGATGGGTTCCTGTGGTTTGCGTTGTAAACCCTAAAATGATCCATCGAGACAATTTAACATGTAATAATGAGCTAGTATGCTCACTCGCGGGTATGGCTAACATGTTATCGCTGTCACCTGTTCATTACCCAGTTTACTAACAATGGGCAATAGGGAAAGATATTAAAGTTGGCCAGTAGGGGTATCAAGGAgattgtaattaatattatgggTTTATTAGCAAGCTTATTAAAAAGGCAAAGCATCCAACTAACACTGGATGGCCAAACGGCCTCACACAAAACAACTTAGAATGGAAGATATTTAGGGGATAACTTTAAGAGtaactattgtttatatataaataataataataataataataataataataataataataataataataataataacatatgtcctaatagaaTCCAAAtcctaatttatttaaaatttaaaatcattgttaggattaaaatttaaatgtcctaatcatAATTGATTTTGGGtgttctttttaaataaattatttgattgtcttggataaaaatacaaatcccgaggcaaataaaaaaatatgcaaattacaaaactacCCTTAAGAACATATTTTGAGgcaaaactcaaattaaaaaaaaaatgcccttgagaacatatctcgaggcaaaatgcaaattacaagattgcccttgagaacacatatctcgaggcaatctcagatcttaggatagcccaaatacgcATCCCGAGGTGAGGctaaatttcatatagcctGAGAACAAATCTCGAGACAACCTGAGAAAATGCAAATCCTGGGGTtcccaaacacatatcccgaggcagattgaattttattaatttaattagattttgaatatttaattaaaattttaaattttgattttatcctctctagaaattttattaattaaatttcaaaaaaaattcaaattttaaatttaattttatcctCTTTCTTTTGACTTGTTCCCCGAAGAGGTTATGGGTTAGGATTCTACGGGAGGGGGTTGGGATTGAGgataaggataaaaaaaatctttaaatggggggaattgaaaaaaataaatatagttttttagagagtaaaaaaaattcagaaaag
The DNA window shown above is from Dioscorea cayenensis subsp. rotundata cultivar TDr96_F1 chromosome 12, TDr96_F1_v2_PseudoChromosome.rev07_lg8_w22 25.fasta, whole genome shotgun sequence and carries:
- the LOC120273209 gene encoding monothiol glutaredoxin-S3-like, with the protein product MVAIKEEGLIPIVEGSMVVIVGRRGCHMNYVAQRLLEGLKAYPTMYDVSEGFVARMMLMSNVRRILNGDDKTFVPPFFPMVFIRRELIGSLDCLIAIHVFGELIPMLKVASTIWL